The genomic stretch GAACCCGTCTCTTGCACAGAATGCGACGGAAGGCTTTCAGAAGGCCCGGCCCTTCTCCAGCCCCGTTTCCACCGCCCTCTTGAATCTCAGCTGTTGTCTGTGGCCGGCACCCCGCGTTGATTTCAAGGAGACTGCAAGCTCcagtcttctccctcctccccggTTTGTACCGCAAACTtgagtcgctcagacgtgtccgactctctgcgtccccgtgaaccacagcacgccaggcctccctgtccatcaccagctcccggagtccacccaaacccatgtccattgagtcggtgatgccatgcaaaaatctcatcctctgtcgtccccttcccctcccgccttcaatctttcccagcatcagggtcttgttctttgcatcaggaggccaaaggattggagtttcagcatcagtcctttcagtgaatattcaggactcatttgcTTTAGGACTGGCTTCCTCCAAAGACagtgtcttgggacttccctggtgcttcagtgtTAAAGACTCCATGGTCCCAGTGTAAGGGGGACGcaggttccagccctggtcaGCTAACTACATCCCGCGCGCCACAACTGAACGTACTGCGGTGCTGAAACTGTGATACAGAACAGCTAAATATCAGTCTAGCCTCcgggagggcttccctgctgacccagtcggtaaagaatctgcctgcagtgcgggagactcgggttccatccctgcgtcgggaagatcccctggagggggaaatggcaacccactccagttttcttgcctggacaatcccatggacagaggagcctggcgggctgcaatccctggggttgtaaagagtcggacacgactaagcacggACCATACGACATCGTCACCTCCCACCCTGGATGCAGTTGACTGCTTTGAGTTTGAAAGTGGCCAGCTCGTGTTATCAAATTACAGAGACCAACCTTTGCTTCTGGGTCAAGAGTTACCAGGTGAGGTTCAGAGCACCTCATATCTCCTTGCAGGGAGCCCAGTGCAAGACCAGGAATTCCAGGCATCTCCTTGTGTAACATTTGTTAGCAAGTGGGAGTTAGCCTGGCTGACTTCCTGTGTTCCTGGTTTTCTTTTGTGATTATATACTTTGTATCTTTGATAGGAGACAGCATAACTTAAATAGCCTGCAACTAGAGGAATTGGGTGGGCGCTGAAGTATCTGTTctatttttatcctttaaaagtAAATATCTTACAGAAGCAAGGAGGGCACTGTGCAACTGGAATGTGGCTTGACTCTGCTGCATTTTGAGGGAATGactggtttttgttttagaaagCCTGTCTAGACGAGTGGACTCACAAGGGCGGTCTGCCCCACCCAGCGCCCAGCTGAACTGTGTCCAGCTTATTCAGCTGATCTTTGAAGCTGAAGATTccaagcttaaaaaaataaaaaaaccttcaTCACTTTATCCAAAGCACACATTTTTTTGAGGGTAGATTTTGCTTATTAAGAGAGAAttcccaaatcaataaaattcacCTGTTGGAAGGGTCCAGTTCCgtgattttaaatttaatcaaAGTTAgcgcacattctttttttttttttttttatatttccgcAAACAAATCTGGGAATGTTTAATCcattaagttttaaaacattgttaAGTTTAATGTTGGTACCCCATGTTTCAAGTATCAGTTGGTACAATTTACATCATGTCTGATACCACTTCATCTTTGCAAAGACACcgtacacacacaaatacacagttAACAACTGAGAAATCATAGATCTTCTGATCTATACTTTCAAGTTTGTTCGATCGTGATACATCTGATAAGGATCATCAGCATACCAGTTTCGCCTCTTCCAGAAAGACGTTGTCATTTTATCTAAGAGCTTACTCTGGGTTTTACTGCAGAAGACAAATTCCCTCAAGCGTCTTTTTCTTGCAACCGtctttttccataattttttcttATAACCAGCCTTCCTCCTTAGCCACAGGCCACTATGAAGTCGAAGAAACCTATAGATGACAGCTTTCACAGTCTTCCTCTTGCCTTTTCTTGAACTGTAGTATGTTACAGTTCTGACTGGTGGCTTCAGGACGTTTGGGAGCAAGAGGGCCATTCTATTGAGGACTGTGGCAGTCTGCCCACATGTCAGGTTTCTGACAGATGTGATCAGTCTGGGAGCAGAGGACACAACTGGTGTCTGAATATGACTGAAATGCCGGGAGGACAGTACAGAATTAAGACAGGCATTTTTGGTGCAGTTTCGATAGGCTGAAGATGCCAAAATGTTCAGGGGCCGTAAAATTCCGGAGCCTGCTCTCACCGGACCGGCGAACACGGAGACCGCCATCTTGCAACCTCTTTACAGAACACTTGAAGGTTCCCCCCGGCCCGAATGAAACAGGAGTTTTGTACTGCTTTGTAGCCATAATTTCCAGAAGCCAAATTTTGTTCTGtgttaatcttttttattttatgctggAGTATAGCcacttaacaatgttgtggtggcTTCAGGCGGACGCAGAGggcctcagccatacatgtacacgcatccattctcccccagactcctctcccatccaggctgccgcgtgacattgagcagacttccctgtgctggccagcaggtccttgctggttctccatgttaaatacagcagtgtgtccatgtccatcccagactccctgactatcccttcccccgtccttccccctggtgaccatcaggttattacagagtattgagcagagttccctgggctggacaacaggtccttgttggttctcCATGGTAAAGACAGCAGTGTGTCCacgtccatcccagactccctgactatctcTTCTCCCTGGCAGTCATGAGTTCGTTTTCTAAGTCTtgtgagtctctctctgttttgtatgtaagttcatttTTGTATTGTTGATATGCAATGTTgtattattagtttcaggtatataacaaagtgagtcagttatacatacatctcTCCCCCTTGTTTTAGATTCTTTCACATATAGGTCGTTAGAGAGTATTgaagagagttccctgtgctatgtagtaggtccttgttcattATCTGTCTTCtgtatcttgtgtgtgtgtgtgcattcagccattcagtcgtgtctgactctttgccgccccctgcgctgtagcccgccaggctcctctgtccatgggattgtccaggcaagaatactgcggtgtgttcccatgccctcctccaggggatcttcccaacccagggatcgaacctgggtctccagcattgaagacagattcttgactgtctgaacCACCGGAGAAGCCCCTTTAAAGCATGATCTCGGTCATCTTCAAGGAACCAGTGCTATTGGCTTGCCCAAAAAAGTTCGTTTGCCTAGCGACTCCATTGTTCTGTAAAATTCTtggtgtgaaaatgaaaaatgttttactcaaacctggatgaactttttggcccaccCACTGCTTCTGAAtttctgaaacaggaagaaaaggtGATTTCTCATCGGGTGAAACTAATAGTTGAGTTCCCTGTTTTTCAGCAGATCACTGGAGATGAAATTCCTGTGTGTAGGGTCTTCTTGTACGTTTAACCAGGCTTTGGTAAATGTCTGCCTTGATGGGGTTTCTGTCGATTCTAAATTCACCAGTTGTTATCCTCATCCTGTTGTTTCCTGTTGTCTTTTCCTTTATTGGTGAAATAACGTTTCTTTTTAAACGTGTCTTCAGATGGTTTGTTTCTGCCCCTTTCCTCATCAGAACCCGCTCCAGaacgcttgcctggagaattccatggacagaggagcctggtgggctgcagtccacgggggtggtaaacagttgggcacaactgatCGGATAACTCTTTGATTactctcattttcctttcttcatgaAAGAGTGAATATGTCCTTCGTCACGGGGTCTTTTCGTTCttaaacaaagagagaaatatgTCAGAAAATGCTACTACTGGCCTCCTTGATGttaaaggtattaaaaaaaaaaaaaaaaagctctgtgaTTCTTCCAAGTTAAATTGTCCCAGAGGTATCTGGATAAAGATACAGAGGCATCGCATATTTTATTTGATTCCTGCAGTCTCAAGGGTAAAAAATGTAACACAAGGTGTAAGCATGTAAGAAAATGCCCCTGATCGTCTCCATGATGTGGAACAATGAAAACCAATGCGATTTCTTCCAAATTGTGTCAgaggtatcaaaaaaaaaaaaagatacaatgtCATCACACATTTGATTCCTGCAGTCTCAAGGATAAAAAATACAGTTTTGGGGAAGCAAGACTTTATGTCTTAAGAGAAGTGTTACTGTGTCCATTTTCTGCATGATTCACCCTGCAGAGACACGtgtagaaacattttttaataagaTGAGGAATCCTTTCCCTTCCAATAATTAAAAAGAACAGGGCGAGTGAAGTTCGTGAAAAGGAATGTGGACTGTGGCAGCCTTTTTGGAGAAACTTCCTCTTCTAGGAAGTCTGAGAGTAATTCCCCTTTCTAGCCAGCGCGTGTTCCCAGTGAGGACCGCCCAGGGGCTTACCCCACGGGTAGCAGAAACTCAGCACCATTTCCTTTGCCAAGAAAATGTTGCTATTATTAGCCAGAAGCAGACACACTGCTTGTGCCTGCTTCTTTTGATAAGCTTTTGGAAAGTTCATCACTTTTCCAGAACAGGCTGGCTTCTCTTTTTAATGATTTCTGATTGTCTTTCTTTTGAATTTGTCCTCATCAGCATTAATCTGGACAAAGACAATTGAGCGTGGTGTCCTCACTGTTGGCCTTTAATTTTCCCAGACCATGCCAGCGTTATCAGAAGACCTGAGCGGAGATCTGCTGGGGCActtgaaacatgtatgtttccatgtcCAGACCTGTTCTCAAACCAGAGGAAGATTAAAGTTGTGTTAGGTTATATATGCAAAAACATGAATGTGTGGTATTaagtgattaaacaacaaggATGCTCGGAGAATTCCT from Cervus elaphus chromosome X, mCerEla1.1, whole genome shotgun sequence encodes the following:
- the LOC122689350 gene encoding 39S ribosomal protein L35, mitochondrial-like; amino-acid sequence: MAVSVFAGPVRAGSGILRPLNILASSAYRNCTKNACLNSVLSSRHFSHIQTPVVSSAPRLITSVRNLTCGQTATVLNRMALLLPNVLKPPVRTVTYYSSRKGKRKTVKAVIYRFLRLHSGLWLRRKAGYKKKLWKKTVARKRRLREFVFCSKTQSKLLDKMTTSFWKRRNWYADDPYQMYHDRTNLKV